From the genome of Venturia canescens isolate UGA chromosome 11, ASM1945775v1, whole genome shotgun sequence:
GTACGTGTCTATCGTTGCGTCATGAGCACCGGCAGGGGATTCGCCGAGGCTTTCTTCAACGAGTCGGGTAAGGGTTAGGGCGCCCTTTGTCCAGCGCCTCTCGGGATATTTATCGCGAAACATTTCCAACGAATCAACGAACCCGTAGATCAATGCTTTGAATCGATCGAAAAGTTTCGGGTTTTTTCGAAGCTTTGAGAGAAGGTGTCGTGCATCGAAAGGACAATTATGAGCCACGAGAACACATTTGTTGCTGAGCGTGGCCAAGTAGTCGATCATTCCTTCAAGGACTTTGTCCAGGGGCATTGTGTCCACTCTTTTGTAGCCTTGGTAAAGGTCACCGTCTCggaaatataaattattcacTTGCGATGCTGCGATGTCGATAGGCTTTGTCGGTGTTACGAACGAGAAGAAGTGGGAATCCCCCGATCTCACTGAGATTTGCAGTATGTCACAACCAACCTCCAATCCTGAAGTTTCCAAATCGAAGTAAAATATCATGGGTTGCTGCTTCCCCGATGTCAACTGTCGTTCTTTACCAAGGTGGTTATTGTTGATTTTTGATGCTGAGGTTATATTTCCCAAGTCGATGCACTTTTCTTCCAAATTCAAGCAATGTATTCGACATCCgacattttgaaaatgattttcgtaaATCATACACTCTGCCGACTCTGCCTCTGCATTAGCAATCCCcatgattttttcagaattttccacTCCCAGAACACTCGATGATGATATCGATTGCTTCTCCATTATTTTCCTTTCAGTTTTAtaggttttaatttttttatagatatTGTTCACTCCTCGTTCTTTGAGAGTAATCGCTGTTTGGCTTACACTTTTTGAAAACGTGGCTACGCTGCCAATAAGCCGATGATCGATGGCAAGTAGAAGAGTGGCAAAACGACTCTTAAAAATCGAAGTCGTGATCATTGTTTTCTCTGTGGCTGGATAAATTATCAGATGTTGTTATAATGGAGGAAATAAAGTTAAAGATAATCTGAGTACTCTTTTCTTCCGCTGAGCGCTGCTTTCTTGTCATCTGAAAAGTTCCACGCAATCTGATGTGATTAGGAAGAAATACGTTTCACCACCACGACAATGACCACAACTTTTCATCTGTGCatatttgcatttttcgacgattccCCCAAACATGGTGGTGGATTTTAGTATTGGTTTTGTTGAGCAAACGTTGTTGagtcatatttttatttcggttTCGGAATATATAATACAGTAAACGTCTACTacgtttgctttttttttaaatagcgGAAATGTCTGTAAAAGCCGGAAGCAGCAGAAACCCCCTCTACTGAccatatttatttgtttgcaCAGGGATGGTGCAAGTAGACTACCGCGCCACTagtgatgaaaagtgaaaCTTTTGAGGGTCTTTTAAcattattgtattattatatatatattacattattatgaatatttccatcaaagtattcttcttcttcttctcttcctgAATGGCTATCTCCCACTGAGGGCATGTGCCACCATCAAAGTATTGAAAGTGCTACCCCCCCCAAAAGCTTATAATTTATGACATTAGAGGCGCCACAAGTACTTTCGACCTGCGCCCTCTATCGAATCTGCACCATCCCTATAGTGATTTTCACGCTACAAGATTTTTCGTATATCGAACAATGGTATATATACCATATGGCAGATGGCAGATGATTGTATTTgtgtattaaaaaattatgtataCAAGACAGTCAATAAACTGCGATACTCGTGATCAAAATAGGGTGGATCTTTTGTAGTTAGGAAAAAAAGTCCAACAATAGATAAGAAGCAGTTGGAAAAATTAGAAATTTCGTGGAAATGGCTTCGCAGCGGGTTCAATCTTGACGGAGAACAGATCAATTAAGTAAAGCTTCCTTTCATTTAAGATTCTAacctcaaaataaaattttagcgcaaatcaaaatattttcatttaaacCCGGACgtatgttttttaattttttgttttctttattttattaacaatGTCAAATGGTCTACTTTGTCTTTATGAAAATGATATTCGATTGTTCATTATCAGCTGTTTCATAAACGTCATCATAATCGATAACGGTATAAAAATATGTATGACCTTTGATCAACTTTTGAATCGTCGTTTATAAATCTGCTTTTGCTTCTAAATTAGTCATAGTTTTTTGTGCAATAATTTGGTAAGTTTTCTGCGTACTTAAAAATTTAATCAGACAACACATACATCGTCGctcttgtttttttcataaatatattgaaaattcaggtattttcttaaatttttttgaaactaaaTTACGGATGCAAAAATGATTTGGggtcaaaattttcgaaaattcaattcttttgaaatttcaaatattttcgaaaaacacgtcatactatttaataaaatttttgggcATCTTACCTAGTTAAGACCAGAATTTGCAGAAATTGTTATGGAAATCATATTTTCTGTGTTCTCAAAATGTGCtacatatttttgttgaacttTATCAAATAGAAAACAGAACGATGTCACTGGATGATGGATTCGAGAGACCGTTTGAAATTTTGGAGCCACCACAATGGGGTGCGCTTAGGGAGCTTTGTCGAGCAAATACTGAATACTTTTCCTCCCATCAAGATGAGAATGGTCTAAGAATCACAGCTGCGCTACACGTTATTTCCGATTACATGACAGAGTTACGTCCATTGTACAAAGAAGTTGGTAAAATTGCACCTCTGTACGACTTTGACGAATCCACTCCAGGCAATGGTTATCGAAGTTTCCTTATCCTGGTTGATAAATGTATTTTACATTGCGGCAGCATCTGTCGACAGATTTATGCGCAAAGAGAATCTATGctattccgaaaagcgcattACATGAGGTGAATACAATATGTTTCAAATTAATAATCATCATTCGTGGAATattatttcttcattaatTGGGTTAGAGAATTGTGCGAATACTTTTATATTTCTTCTGGGTTTCACCTTGAGTCCATTTCATTCTAGGGAAATTGAAGCGTGCTCTCAGCTTTTGACATCGTTGTGCACCTGCTTGCATCATTTGAAGACACTGCGCTCATGGAGCGAAGAAACATTTGATGGGAAACCATCTCTTTTCGCCTCAAATGAGCACAGCCCTCAAGAACTTTTGAATAAAGCAGAGAACATCAATCAGTATTGTTTTTACGGTAGATGTTTAGGATTTCAGGTAAATACCAGAGATATAACATGCAGTCCAAAAAACTGACAAAACAATGATAGtttattttgacaaaaaattttctttttcttagtTCTGCGACGATTTAAAGAGTCTCCTGAAGTTTTTCTCAGCGGGTATGGCTTCTTTCAGTGAAACTTATTATACAAATGGCACTGTACTGGGCAGATGTAcaaatttcgtcaaatattttctcgatccCGAAATAAAAGCTCGTCGAAttgttaatatttctcaacgaGCGGATATTCAATTTTGTCAAGCTTTTTGGGAGCTCAATGAATCGAGTAAGTACCAGCAAAAAACCGTAAAATGTGAAAGATTTACGGAAACCAAAACGATATTGATTCGATATTTCTTCACTCAGATCTCTTACTAATGTATCCGGCCATTGTGCAATCAGCATTGCCAATAAATCAGATGATTTCTGTACCCCCTGAAGAACTTAATTTACCAACGATTGGGGGTACAACCGTTAATGTACCAATTCCTTCTAGTCATGTGGGCAAAAAACCCATACATGTGAGATTGTTAAGTTCCAAACATCGTGTAGGAATGgtaagaaaaatttcattatctaTCCGAAGAGCGGTGTACCGAATGACAATGAacaattcgttttttaaaacGGATGTAAAATTGTTGTAAAATATAATTCTTTGATCTCCGCAGGTGGGTTCAGCAAGAGTGGGTGGTGATTTATTGGGAGCATCCGACATTCTGATAGTTCATTGTCACGGCGGTGGATTCGTCGCCCAAACCTCAAAATCTCATGaagtttatttaaaaaaatgggctTTTTCATTAGACGTACCTTTATTATCGATCGACTATAGTCACGCACCAGAGGCTCCTTTCCCACGTGCTCTCGAAGAAGTCGTTTACGCCTACGGCTGGGCACTCAAACATTCCACGACTCTGCTTGGCACTACTGctaaaaaagtcatttttattGGTAACCAAAACGACTTCACCCATGCCATAACGATTTTTCCATAACTTCCCGTTCGTTACAGAGTCActgtactttttcatactaTACTGTAGTATTGAAGCAATGAATCaacgatttttgatttttttctccaaaaggTGATTCGGCTGGTGCCAATTTATTACTAGCGGCAACAATAAGATGCTTCGAATTGGATATTAAGAAGCCTGATGGTATATTCATGGCCTACACACCAGTTTGGGTAGAATTCATACCCTCCCCCTCTCGATTACTCTGTCTTGCTGACCCGTTATTGCCTTTTGGTTTTATGATGAGATGTTTGAAGGCTTACGCTGCAGCTGACCTTACGAAAAATCAGAGgtaaattcaagttttttttcaaactccgaCATAAAGAATTGAAATGATTATGGTTTTGTTCTCAGTCGTGAAAAGGGTCAAGAAATTGAGGATGGAATAAAGTCAGACACAGAATCTTTCGCCGAAGTGAGCGAGAGCGATCTTATTGCTCTTGCCTTGAGTCCAAGCGGTGATGAAGCTAATGAGAATCGTTTGGGTTCCATGGATTCGGATTTAACTTTGAATTCCGTCAGTTTGGTTGACGCTGATGGAATTCCAGGTTAGTAGTACAAGAAAATTCCTTTCAGATCGATATTTCTTGAATTTAATTGGGAGGATTCGTTGTAATTCAacatgaatgtttttttaataattttttcccgACACTGTCCTGCTCAGTGAGTGAAGCGCAGAAAGAAACGACGTCTCAGGAGTACATCAGGAAATTCGTTGACATGTACAAAAACGTTGGGTTTGGCTCATCCGCCTCATCAGCAAATGGTGCACCAATCAGGGATTCGAATAGCTCTGATGGTGAAAAATCATGGTCAGTTTTTGGTTGGTCTCTCAGCGGTTCGGAAAGAAGAGAATCTCGACAACTCGATACCGATGGGATTCGAAATCCTTCGGATGAATTTGTCTTTAGTGTTCCTAGAGACCCACTCCTGAGCCCTTTTTTAACTCCCGATAACGTTCTCGCTCGTTTTCCCCCCGTTAGAATCGTGGTAAGTTGCAttacacatttttgaaaactctTCATCAAAAAATCTTATAATTTCGTGCACTTTTTTAACGTTGCCTTTTCTTTTCGACGAACCCTTCAGgtatttatgattttgtttcttctaaCAGAGTATGGAGGCCGATCCTTGCTTGGACGACTGCGTCATGTTTGCACGAAAATTGAGATCTCTTGGAGTCAATGTCTCGCTGAATATTCTTGAAGGATTGCCACATGGATTTCTCAATCTTATTCTGGTAAATGAATTACGAAAAAGTCAATCATTTTGTTATGTTCTCAGAGGTTATTGATGTGACAATGAGTCAgaatatattcaaattcaaattgaaacgaaagtgattcatgaaaatttttaaaagtaatGTAACGTTTTTACTAACCAATTTTCTTATGTTGCTTTTTTCTAGATGTCAAAAGAAGCCAGCGATGGTGCAGATTTGTGTTGCAAAAAGATCcaagaattgataaatctcaCATAAATTGTgttcaaaatttgaagaaaaaaaaaatgataaatatgaaaaacttgaatttgaatttcgaaaactcCAATCACGtctatttcgtaaaaaacgatgcAGATTCACGATTTTTATTCGTACGTACGAGTATATAAAAACCGCAAAGACTCAAatacaataatttatttcattttgataGTTTTCGGTTTCCAATCCCCAGAAGTTATTcgtattttctatttatatctgCAGGTCAGATTCgagtttttaatgaaaaaaataaaaataacatcgacaataattttttttcatcactctcGATCAACTGTTTTAATCAGCCAATGAAGTGAACCttcattttaaataattttcttcgtAAAAGCGTCCTGAAGCACTTCAAACGGCATTGAATGTTTCGCTTTTTGCCAATTTacacatatttttattgattttattacGATTTAAATGAAAGACATTCGATCTGCAGCACGCCTAATGTTATAAATGTAAAACTCGTACCTGcaattgagaattcaacagtccAATATTGTGTATTTAATGGAGGCttaagtatatatatatatatatgtgtacacAAATAATTGTATTTATTAATTCGAGTTGGCTGTAAAAGtctatgataaaaatatggatACAAATAcgagtaaaatgaaaaagtgattttttttcgtttcaagaaaattgaaactcgCAACTCAAAAATGAAGCTATATaagaagcaaaaaataatcaagtattttttcgaaattgctAAATTCGAAAGgatcgagaaaagaaaaaatagttgaacAAAGTGGCAAACTTAGGCgcatgaaataaaagaattttctcCCGCAATAGGCGTGTCACGTATTCTGTAAATATGAAATTTGTTACGTATGTACTAACGGGagaataatttgaaatttcaatctgAACCCTTGAAATGTTCGTTAAGcagaaatatcatttttcgaGACTTGAAAGGATTTACAAATTGAAAGTCGGCCTCTTGTGAGAATGAACAATAATGTACAATTGGAAACGAAACTATTGGAacgaataaatatatacatggTGATTTAATGGACATTCATTTATTTAGTTattgaccatttttttcgtatcctGAATTTCCCGCCTCTTTCTTCCTGGAAGAATTTCTAATCGACGCTTTTAAATGTCATTTTTTGTGTATAATAGGGGAACAATTTTTACACTTTAAGCACCTTGGCATTAGAAACATGATATAACATACTAATgaattcgtgaaaattctTTGCCCAAAAAATCGTCCCGtattgaaataatgatttatttaGATGTACGGAGGTACGTTTATTATTGAGAATTTGTACAGCAGGTAGCGGAGAGAAATGATAGatgaagaaataataattaaaaagaaaaaaaactttttaaacgATGGAGTAAGCTATTTTATTGCGAGTTCGTTTGATGATTCGCTTGTGGGCGtagaattttttgtaaaacgtGTGCGTCCGCTGGCTCGATGCGTTTGTAATAATGTTCCTTCGTTTCCACAACCTCAAAGTCAAATTTCTTATAAAAATCAATGGCATCCTCGTTGTTTACTTGTACATGTCTGGAATTTACAAAACACCTCGATTAATTAGTCAAATAATAAAGGGAAGAAAGAGAACAAACTTTCATCCAATTTTTGTGAAAGATCCTGCGGTTACTTTAGAATTTTTAATCACGCTCAATAGAGAACGGCCGATAGGACAGAATACATTGGatcaaaaaatatggaatattAATGTTGTtctgaaattcaaattttaaatgtaaacaaagacttacaaaaatatggaatcaAAGTTGCCATCTTTGTTCACATAATTCAATACATGCTGTACCATGACTGTACCAATGCCGAGTCTTCTGTAGGGGTACAAACAACCCAAGGTCATAATATAGAGTCGACGAGAGTTTTCCGACGTATCTACTCGACAGCAAACGGCACCAACCTGAAATTTTTACTCTTTCAATGTTCTTGCAATTGCTTtcttgatttgaaaaaaatttgatttaattACCACGATGTCGTTATAGTATGCCAATTTGGCAAGTTCTCCTGCTTCCAAAACATCTTtgtagaatttttcattataagAGACTGGGAAGACCACTTGATTCAGCAATTTGAGCTGTTTTATATTGTGCGGCGTTACATCGCCGAGTTCTATTTTTGACCTGTGATaatttaataatgaaaaattaaattttctataaagaataattatcattttgaataattaaacTTTCGTGTAAAGTACAAATGAAACagtaatatgaaaaaattcaataacccTTGGAAAAATTGTTGCTCTACACAAATAAGATGTAGATGGTCgttaaaattatattattattagtatTCGTACAATTGACACGTtaatcattttgattttttcgccAGGTCTATTATTAAACactaaagaattgaaaaaaaatttacaaagcaCAGCAGAGTTTAAGTTTCAGAACTTTGTATTCCAATAACTGAAAGAACACAGAAcggaaatttaacgaaattgaaaatttgattgtaAATCGTCTCAAACATTGGATGAATGAATCTAAAACAGCATTTCTGCAAATTCATTACGATAGTATGATAAAAAACGACACACGTGAGAACCTTGACACAAAGATTTATTTACGACGATAAATATCATcgattataaaatatatattataaatatcgaattaaaacaacgaaatgtggaaTACAGAAAGTGAAGTTGTTCGAAAAATgttatattattaaaaattttttaaatgattgaaAGAGGAAAATTGTTTCGGTATACGGAATCATAACCTCCAAAAGCAGGGAAAAGTATAAAACTTACCTCATTTGGTGAGAGACGGTTTAGGGGCGATCAGCTATAATTTTTGAAAGCTCGTTGAATGATGACGACTACTTCctcgcgcgatgttttgtcggGCTTTTCGTTCTcctttattcaaaattttacatTAAATTCGTAGACTGACCGCCCTTTCGCCGAAGTAAATTTTTCGTCTGCATTCGGCGGTTTTTGGCAGTGACGTCACACGAGCAGCGCGGCAGGCGCGGCAGAGCGAGGCTGCTGCCAAAGCCGAGTGAATAATGACAATGGCTCCGTTTTACTACACACACCGCTGTCGTGGCAAGTACGACCGACCGGAGAACATAAATGTTATATTTCGGTTATTTCTCTATGTTCTTTGGTTCGTTCAATCAAGGGGTTCAACGACGACACGGATGACGACAATTCTTGCGAAtgaaccttttttttcattttcgtaaaGGCACATTCTCATCGCAATTCTCAGTTTACaagaaaatattaatttagattatgttttcaataatttctttgtcaattaattttttcactcccGACTGCCGCCCGCAGAGCCAAAAAGACGGGAGTAAGGCCCGCTATGCACGGTCAattgcgcaatataggtgattgcacaatattattgaacgtgtagatgtagtatGTAGATGAtgtagatgtagtattgaaacttAAAACCCGTGCTTGCTTAAAACATGTGGTGTGCACCACCAGTGTGCACTTTCTAGTGATTTTCACGCTGCAAGAAGCAAGAAATTAGccgctatatatatatatatatgatcgACTTTGTTGATAAGTAAATTCGTAAATGCATTCATTTGGAACAGCAATAAATAAATAGTTCACTTTTCAATGATATTGCATACTTTTGTAGTTATTTCCTCACAACTTCAACAGAAATCAAGGTTATCACTTcgtcaaagaaaaaattgaacaaacgCTTGAATATTTGTTGTTCATTGTTgatttttggaatatttatttagCAATGCCTaggagaattttgaaaatcaggactctgcaatttttcgtacgaAGATTTTACAAGAAAACTGCTGTTCGTGTAAGATTTGCTCCAAGCCCGACAGGTAGTTTTgtcatttcatttttgtttacttTAATTTTGATTTGTAAGCAATAATCAATGTATTCttgtgagaaaagaaaaatcattgaatggAATTAATGAGCAGTAAATTTCTTCGAGCCATCATAAGCTGCTTGAAATTGTAATAATATTCATAAattatcaaagaaaaaacagcttaacaaaaattttttacattttgtgtttgaaacaaaaatgaatgattttcaGGATATTTACATTTAGGTGGCTTAAGAACAGCCCTCTATAATTATCTATTTGCACGTGCCAATGATGGTAGTTTTATTCTGCGCATTGAGGATACAGATCAAACTAGAA
Proteins encoded in this window:
- the Hsl gene encoding hormone-sensitive lipase; translated protein: MSLDDGFERPFEILEPPQWGALRELCRANTEYFSSHQDENGLRITAALHVISDYMTELRPLYKEVGKIAPLYDFDESTPGNGYRSFLILVDKCILHCGSICRQIYAQRESMLFRKAHYMREIEACSQLLTSLCTCLHHLKTLRSWSEETFDGKPSLFASNEHSPQELLNKAENINQYCFYGRCLGFQFCDDLKSLLKFFSAGMASFSETYYTNGTVLGRCTNFVKYFLDPEIKARRIVNISQRADIQFCQAFWELNESNLLLMYPAIVQSALPINQMISVPPEELNLPTIGGTTVNVPIPSSHVGKKPIHVRLLSSKHRVGMVGSARVGGDLLGASDILIVHCHGGGFVAQTSKSHEVYLKKWAFSLDVPLLSIDYSHAPEAPFPRALEEVVYAYGWALKHSTTLLGTTAKKVIFIGDSAGANLLLAATIRCFELDIKKPDGIFMAYTPVWVEFIPSPSRLLCLADPLLPFGFMMRCLKAYAAADLTKNQSREKGQEIEDGIKSDTESFAEVSESDLIALALSPSGDEANENRLGSMDSDLTLNSVSLVDADGIPVSEAQKETTSQEYIRKFVDMYKNVGFGSSASSANGAPIRDSNSSDGEKSWSVFGWSLSGSERRESRQLDTDGIRNPSDEFVFSVPRDPLLSPFLTPDNVLARFPPVRIVSMEADPCLDDCVMFARKLRSLGVNVSLNILEGLPHGFLNLILMSKEASDGADLCCKKIQELINLT
- the san gene encoding probable N-acetyltransferase san, yielding MRSKIELGDVTPHNIKQLKLLNQVVFPVSYNEKFYKDVLEAGELAKLAYYNDIVVGAVCCRVDTSENSRRLYIMTLGCLYPYRRLGIGTVMVQHVLNYVNKDGNFDSIFLHVQVNNEDAIDFYKKFDFEVVETKEHYYKRIEPADAHVLQKILRPQANHQTNSQ